The window CACTGCGCTCCTGGGACCGGCGGTACGGGATCGGGCCGGCCGCCCGCGAGGACGGCCGGCACCGGCGGTGGACCCCCGCGGACATCGCCGTCCTGCAGGAAATGTGCCGCCTGACCGCGTCGGGGGTGCCGCCGGCGGAGGCGGCGCGCGCCGCCCGGACCGGGTCGGGAGCCCCCGCGCCCGACACGCCCACGGCACCGGGCCGTCAGCCGGGATCGGGCAACGGGCTGCCGCTGGGCGACGTGCGCCAGGAGTGCCGGGGGCTGGGCCGGGCCGCCGTGCGCCTCGATTCGCCGACGATGGACGAGATGCTGGGCTCCCTGATCGCCGAATACGGCCTGGTCACCACCTGGGAGGAGGTGATGGTGCCGACCCTGCACGCCGTGGGGCGCAAGTGGGAGACCTCGGGCGACCAGTACGTCGAGGTCGAGCACCTGCTGTCCTGGCACGTCTCGACCGCGCTGCGCCGTGTGAGCATCGGCGCATTGTCCGGCCCCCGGGCGGCCGCTCCCCCGATCCTGCTGGCGTGCGTACCGGGCGAGCAGCACACGCTCCCGCTGGAGGCCCTGGCCGCCGGACTGGCCGAACTCGGCCTGCCCGCCCGGATGTTCGGGGCGGCCGTGCCGCCCGAGGCGCTCACCCAGGCCGTACGCCGGATCGGTCCCGCCGCGGTCGTGCTGTGGGCCCAGGCCCGCTCCACCGCGCACCACGCCCTCGCCCGGCACGTCGCCGACACCGCATGGGGGGTCAAGGGCGCCCGGGCCCGGACCACGGTCCTCCTCGCGGGCCCCGGCTGGGCGGGGCCCGCGCCCGCCCCGGGCATGCTGCGCCCCGGCGGGCTGCGGGAGGCCCTGGCCCTGCTGCGCGGGCTGTGCGAGGCCGCGGCGGCGGGAGCGGTGCCTCAGCGCTCCTGAGCGGCGCGGGCCCGGTCGACGACCCCGCGCACCGCCTCCGCGACGAGCTGCGGCTGCTCGACGGCGATGCCGTGGCCGCTGTCGGTGTCCGTGACGTGCCGGGCGCGCAGCTCGCCGGCCAGGCGCCGCTGGGCGGCCAGCCAGGCCGGCCAGGTCGAACCGCCACCGACTCCGAGGTCCCACGGGTGGTCGGAGGTGAGCACGACGGCGGGCAGGTCGCGCCGCAGGGCCGGCGCCCCCTCGACCTCCCGCACGGCGGCGGGGTAGTCGGGTGCTTCGAGGCCCTTCCCCCGGTCCGCCGTCCGGATCCTGTCCATCCACGCCGACCACTGGGCCGGTGTCAGGGTGTCCTCCAGGAAGGGGGAGGCGCCGTCGACGGTCACCACCCCGGCGGTCCGCGCCGGTTCGGTGCGCGCGAACAGCGAGGCGATCATCGCGCCCCACGAGGCACCGACCAGCACGTACGGCGGGTGCTCACCGGCCGCGGCAAGCAGCGCCCGCAGGTCCCGGACGCCCGCGGCCGCCGTGGTGGGCGAAGGCGTCCGCGTCGAGCGGT is drawn from Streptomyces sp. NBC_01232 and contains these coding sequences:
- a CDS encoding MerR family transcriptional regulator; translation: MNETAQRPAEAVHGVTTGAVARRLGVAPTTLRSWDRRYGIGPAAREDGRHRRWTPADIAVLQEMCRLTASGVPPAEAARAARTGSGAPAPDTPTAPGRQPGSGNGLPLGDVRQECRGLGRAAVRLDSPTMDEMLGSLIAEYGLVTTWEEVMVPTLHAVGRKWETSGDQYVEVEHLLSWHVSTALRRVSIGALSGPRAAAPPILLACVPGEQHTLPLEALAAGLAELGLPARMFGAAVPPEALTQAVRRIGPAAVVLWAQARSTAHHALARHVADTAWGVKGARARTTVLLAGPGWAGPAPAPGMLRPGGLREALALLRGLCEAAAAGAVPQRS
- a CDS encoding alpha/beta fold hydrolase, encoding MWARGPVRARRVPAALVALAVSCAMLAGAGPVAAVPVAADGGDGSGRLVDIGDGRRVLLDCRGSGSPTVVLVSGAQGASDEWTHVVDAAHPEAGPRPDASAVLTTLARSTRVCAYDRPGTTRLDGTPNRSTRTPSPTTAAAGVRDLRALLAAAGEHPPYVLVGASWGAMIASLFARTEPARTAGVVTVDGASPFLEDTLTPAQWSAWMDRIRTADRGKGLEAPDYPAAVREVEGAPALRRDLPAVVLTSDHPWDLGVGGGSTWPAWLAAQRRLAGELRARHVTDTDSGHGIAVEQPQLVAEAVRGVVDRARAAQER